The Planctomycetota bacterium genome segment GCTCGCCCAGCACGCCAAGACCCTCGCCGGCTGGCACGAAATCGATGACGAGCCCTTCGGACCCGAGCCGCTGCTCGATCGGCTCAGCCAGAACCGAGGTGTTCTCGACGAGGCCTACGACCGCGTCGTCCGAGCTGCGGAAAAAGGTCGCCGCATCACGCCGGCTGCCGAGTGGCTGGTCGACAATTTCTACCTGATCGAACGCCAGCTCCGCCTGGCCGCACGGCACTTGCCCAAGCGCTACGCGACCGAGTTGCCACGCCTTAAGACCGGCACCAACGCCGGTCGGCCGCGTGTGTACGACCTGGCCTTGGAGCTGATCACCCACGTCGATGGCCAGGTCGACGCGCCAGCGCTGGACCAGTTCGTCGGCAGCTATCAGTCGGTCTCGCCGTTGCGGCTCGGCGAGCTCTGGGCGGTGCCGATCATGCTGCGGTTCGGCCTGCTGGAAAACCTGCGCCGTGTCGCCGCCCGCGTCGCCGCCCAGCAGCGCGACCACGACCTCGCCGCCGCGTGGGCCAAGCGCATGCTTGCGGCCGCGCGCAAGGACCCCAAAGGCGTCGTCCGCGTCCTGGCCGACATGCACGCTGCACTCGAGTCCGAGCCCGGCAGCACGACGCCGGCGGATCCGGAGCTGTCGCACGAGGCACTGCGACTGACCAGCGCGTTCGTCAGCGAGTTCGCAAGGCGCCTGCAAGGCCAGGGACCGGCACTCGCATTTCCGCTGGAATGGCTCGAACAGGCGCTGGCCGAGCAAGGCGCGACGATCCGACAGCTCGAACAGGTCGAGAGCCAGCGGCAGGCGTCAGACCAGGTCTCGATCGGCAACTCGATCGGTTCGCTCCGCTTCGTCGAGAGCCACGACTGGGCCACGTGGGTCGAGAGCGTCAGCGTCGTCGAACGCGTGCTTCGCAACGACCCGGCCGGCGTTTATGCGGAGCAGGACTTCAAATCGCGCGACCGGTATCGCCACGTCGTCGAGAAGATCGCGCGTCGAAGCCCGTACACGGAGCTGCAAGTCGCCGAGCTCGCCGTCGGCCTTGCCCGCGACAGTGGCGGCCAAGCTAACTCCAGCGGTGCGAACGGCACGCTGACGGTGGACGTGCGTCGCGAGCACGTCGGCCACTACCTCGTCGGCGGAGGACGACCGCTGCTCGACCGCGCCGCCGGCATGAGGCCGACGCTGCGGCAGCGACTCGGCCGGCTTTGCAACGCGGCGCCGGTCTTCCTGCTCGTCGCTGGCGTGGTGTTCCCGGCGATCCTGGGGACTCTGCTCGTGGTCTGGCACTCGTGGCAGACGGGCATGGCCATCGCGTTTGCGGCGATGCTCGTGCTACCCGTCTTCGTCGCCGCAACGCAGCCGGCGGTCGGACTGATCAACTGGCTCATCACCAAGCTCGCCGAGCCACGTCGACTGCCACGCCTCCGGTTCGAAGATGGCATTCCCGCCGAAGCCAAGACGGCCGTCGTTGTCCCGGCGATACTGTCGAGCGTCGAGCAGTTCGACGACCTCGTCGCGTCGATGGAGATCCGGTTCCTCGGCAACGGCGATCCGAACCTGCTCTTCGTTCTGCTCACGGACTTCCCAGACGCCGAGGCCGAGACGCTCGACACCGACGACGCCCTTCTCGATCACGCACGGACCGCTGTCGACCAGCTCAACCAGCGCTACGACTTCGAGACCGGCGAGAAGTTCATGCTTCTCCATCGCCCACGACTTTGGAATGAGTCGGAGGGCGTCTGGATGGGACGCGAGCGGAAGCGTGGCAAGCTCGACGACTTCAACAAGCTGCTCACCTCGCCCGGCCGCGACGGCGACCCCGCGATGCGAGCCTTCTCCACGAGCATCGCCGCACGCGAGCGGCTGTATGACGTCGAGTACGTGATCGTCCTCGACAGCGACACGCAACTGCCACGCGACACCGCAAGGCAGCTGGTCGGCGTGATGCACCACCCGCTCAACCGACCCGCCTACGACAACAAGCTCGGCCGAGTCATCGACGGGTACGGCATCCTTCAGCCGCGTGTCGATGTGAATCTGGTCGACGCGCACGAGTCGTTCTTCAGTCGGCTCGCTGCGGGTGACGTCGGAATCGATCCGTACACGCACGCGGTCAGCGACGTCTACCAAGACGCGTTCGGCGAAGGCAGCTTCGTCGGCAAAGGCATCTACCACGCCGCCACCTTTGTGAAGGCCTGCGGCGGACGGTTTCGCGACAACCAGATTCTGTCGCACGACCTGATCGAGAGCGCTTTCGCACGCTCCGGCCTCGCGGGCGACGTCGTGCTGTACGAAGACACGCCCTCCAGCTACGTCGCCGATGTCGCGAGGCGCCAACGGTGGGTCCGCGGCGACTGGCAACTCGTCAGTCATCTCCTGCCGTGGCACAAGACGGCCGACGGGCGAGCTTGCGGGACAACGCTGTCGAACCTGTCGCGTTGGAAGCTGCTCGACAACCTTCGTCGGAGCCTGGTTCCGATCGCGATGCTCTTCACGCTGCTCATCGCCGCGGTCGCGGTGCCGGGCGACTTCTGGGCGTGGGCGCTTCTGGCGGTCGGCTTCTACTTCGTCCCACCGATCTGCACGTGGCTCGCCGGAGTCGTCGGCGATTTGTTTGCGACCGAGGCCGAGGAGTCGCTGGCGGCGGGGCTCCGCGAGGGTATTCACGGGCTGATGCCCGACCTGGTCCGTTCGTCGATGAATCTCGTCCTTTTGCCGTACGAGGCGTGGATTCACAGCGTCGCGATCGTCAAGACGGGCTGGCGTCTGCTTGTGACACGCAAGCACCTGCTTGAGTGGCGAACCGCTGCCGAGGCTGAACGACTGGCTCGCCGTGACCACGCGAGTTATTGGGAAGCGATGTGGCCGGGCTGGCTCATCGCGGTCGCACTGGTCGGCTGGCTCTTCGCCTTCGCTGCCGAGACGTCCGCCGTCGTGGCGGCGGTTGCGCTGGCATTGCCGTGGATCGCGAGTCCGACGCTGGCGTTCCTCATCAGTCGGCCGACGCGCCAGAAGCCACTCGACAAGCAGCTCGCCGCACGCGACCAGCGGTTCCTTCGGAAGGTGACGCGACGCACGTGGTCGTTCTTCGACCGGTACGTCGCCGCCGCGGATCACTATCTGCCACCGGACAACGTGCAGGAAGTGCCCGAAGAACGCATCGCCCCGCGGACCAGCCCGACGAACATCGGGCTCGGCCTGCTGTCGCATCTGGCGGCGCACGACTTCGGCTACGTCACGCTGGGCCAGCTGCTCGATCGCGTCGGACGCATGCTCGAATCCTCCGGACGACTTGAGCGACACGAGTCGGGCCACTTTTTCAACTGGTACGACACGCGTCGTCTGGCCCCGCTGGAGCCGCGGTACGTTTCGGCCGTCGACAGCGGCAACTTCGTCGCCTCGCTGCACGTCCTGTCGCGCGGCGTCCGGCAGCTCGTCCACGAGTCGCCCATTCGCCGCGAGCAGTGGAACGGCATCGCCGACACGATTCGGCTGTTCCTCGACACGTGCCGCGGTCTCGAACGCGTGCGGCTGCTCGAAGACCAGGGCGAGGCACCGCCGGAGCCGCGTGTGGTCGCGCTGCCGGAGTCGCTGGAGCGAAGACTCGAACAACTCGCGAGCGAGTGCTCGGGCGAAGTCGGCTCGGCCGGACCGGCCAAGCTAAGTGGTGCCAAGCTGCTGCTGCAGAAGCTCAGCGTCGCCGCTGCCGAAGCCGTCGAAGCGACGCGCAACGCGCCCGACGAACATCGCCGATGGGCGACGGAGCTGGAACGCCACGT includes the following:
- a CDS encoding glycosyltransferase family 2 protein, with translation MTRAPADSPSSHTSPSYPQEVGRGTTLLSHLKLFRNGSAGTNGESRVPPEDEQPLRGDLYSSDQLAQHAKTLAGWHEIDDEPFGPEPLLDRLSQNRGVLDEAYDRVVRAAEKGRRITPAAEWLVDNFYLIERQLRLAARHLPKRYATELPRLKTGTNAGRPRVYDLALELITHVDGQVDAPALDQFVGSYQSVSPLRLGELWAVPIMLRFGLLENLRRVAARVAAQQRDHDLAAAWAKRMLAAARKDPKGVVRVLADMHAALESEPGSTTPADPELSHEALRLTSAFVSEFARRLQGQGPALAFPLEWLEQALAEQGATIRQLEQVESQRQASDQVSIGNSIGSLRFVESHDWATWVESVSVVERVLRNDPAGVYAEQDFKSRDRYRHVVEKIARRSPYTELQVAELAVGLARDSGGQANSSGANGTLTVDVRREHVGHYLVGGGRPLLDRAAGMRPTLRQRLGRLCNAAPVFLLVAGVVFPAILGTLLVVWHSWQTGMAIAFAAMLVLPVFVAATQPAVGLINWLITKLAEPRRLPRLRFEDGIPAEAKTAVVVPAILSSVEQFDDLVASMEIRFLGNGDPNLLFVLLTDFPDAEAETLDTDDALLDHARTAVDQLNQRYDFETGEKFMLLHRPRLWNESEGVWMGRERKRGKLDDFNKLLTSPGRDGDPAMRAFSTSIAARERLYDVEYVIVLDSDTQLPRDTARQLVGVMHHPLNRPAYDNKLGRVIDGYGILQPRVDVNLVDAHESFFSRLAAGDVGIDPYTHAVSDVYQDAFGEGSFVGKGIYHAATFVKACGGRFRDNQILSHDLIESAFARSGLAGDVVLYEDTPSSYVADVARRQRWVRGDWQLVSHLLPWHKTADGRACGTTLSNLSRWKLLDNLRRSLVPIAMLFTLLIAAVAVPGDFWAWALLAVGFYFVPPICTWLAGVVGDLFATEAEESLAAGLREGIHGLMPDLVRSSMNLVLLPYEAWIHSVAIVKTGWRLLVTRKHLLEWRTAAEAERLARRDHASYWEAMWPGWLIAVALVGWLFAFAAETSAVVAAVALALPWIASPTLAFLISRPTRQKPLDKQLAARDQRFLRKVTRRTWSFFDRYVAAADHYLPPDNVQEVPEERIAPRTSPTNIGLGLLSHLAAHDFGYVTLGQLLDRVGRMLESSGRLERHESGHFFNWYDTRRLAPLEPRYVSAVDSGNFVASLHVLSRGVRQLVHESPIRREQWNGIADTIRLFLDTCRGLERVRLLEDQGEAPPEPRVVALPESLERRLEQLASECSGEVGSAGPAKLSGAKLLLQKLSVAAAEAVEATRNAPDEHRRWATELERHVGRFAEELHHLCPWVDLVGPARPYQPGDSVSRDRLVLIESSLAALESYPSLRYVADLRNEVIPAAVALADEVDTATLRPHADLPYFKRLVRILSDAADRAASRIDTLKGLADTADDLAKADWSLMFDRGRRLLHIGYNASDRRLDAGHYDLLASEMRLGSFALVASGDLPQEHWFALGRQVTRAGG